The following is a genomic window from Pseudomonas promysalinigenes.
GCACTGCCGATTTCCTCGATTTCGCTGTTCGACAACCCTCTGCCCATGGAGACCATCTTGCGTGTGCGCGCTTTCTCCGATAGCCAACGCAGCTATTCCTTCGCGCTGGACATTCCGGATAACCTGCTGCTGGCCAGCTCCTCCAGTGAGGGTTCGCTGGACCACCCGCACTTCCCCATGCTCAGCGACGACACCCCAAGGATGGCCGACTGGATGCTGGGCAATGCCGCTCAAAACGAGGCATTGCAAGCCTGCTGGGAACAACTCGAAGGCAGCGACCTGTTGCGCCTGGTTGGCCGTTTGCACAATGCTGCGCCATTCGTCGACCTCACCACTCGGGCCAGCTTCACTGAGCGCGTTCGGCTGATGCTGGTGGCAGCGGTAGCCAACCCCGAGGAACGCCCACTGCTGGAGAGCATTGCTGCAGCCGCCCTGCCCGACCCCGAAACCGGCTCGCAGACCTGCCACGACGGCGCCCTGCAAGAGTTCAACAACATTGAGCTCTACCTGTTGAGCAAACGCGTGCTGATTGATGCAGGCGATACCCTGCAAACCCTGCGCAGGCGGCTATTGCAGCTGTTTCGCATGGGCCAGCTGGAGAAGCTGGCCAGCACTCGCACGGGCTCCGGCGACCTGGTATCGGTGCGCCTGGCCTACCGCCGTGAACTTGCCAAGGAACTGGACTTGCCGATTGCCGACAGCATGCGCTTTCGAGGTGCAGCCAACCTGGCCCGTGGCGAGCTGTCCAGCGTGCTGGAGCATGTGCGCCAGAGTGAACACGGTGATGCGTTCATCGACTACCTGCTGGCTAACGCCGATTGGACGGCGCGCCTGCGGGCCGAAAACGCGCCCCGCTTCGATGAAGTCGAAGCACGTTTTCGCCAGCGGGTGCTGGACCTTGCCAGCGCCGACCACCCGCTTCAGGTAGAACTCGACCTGCAGCAGGGCCTGCTGGCGGATAAGGCGCAGGAAGAGCAGCAATTGCTGCGCGAGCTGACCATCACCTTCGTGAACAACGACGACTGATCGCCACGCCCTGGCCTGGGTTCAGTGCGCATAGCGCGCCTGGCCCCAGGCCAACAGTGCCTGCAGCAAGGCCTTGAGCACCTGTTGTGTTGGCAGTGCGAGGTCTTCCCGGTAGGCGAAGGGCGCGAATTCATCCATGTAGGTACTTTGCGCCAGCTCCAGCTGCACCGCATGGATGTGCTTGGCCGGGTCGCCGTAATGCCGGGTGATGTGCCCGCCCTTGAAGCGGCCGTTGAGCACATGACTGTAGCCCGCGGCCTGCTCGCATACCGCCCGCAGACGCTCGGCCAGTACTGGATCGCAACTTGCACCGTTGAAGGTGCCCAGGTTGAAGTCGGGCAACTTGCCCTCGAACAGGTGCGGGATCCGCGAACGAATCGAGTGGGCATCCCAAAGCAGGGCGTAGCCGAACTGTTCGCGCAGGCGGTCCAGTTCGCGGCGGAGGGTGTTGTGGTATGGACGCCAAATCTGCTCCAGGTACCGTTCCCGCTCCTCAGGCGAAGGCTGCAAACCAGCCTTGAACAGCGGCTCTCCTTCGAACAGGGTCGCCGGGTACAGGCCGGTGGTGGCACCGGCATACAGCGGTTTATCGTCGTCCGGGCGGTTCAGGTCGATGACGAAACGCGAGTACTGCGCAGCCACCACACTGGCGCCCATGTCACGGGCAAAGTCGTACAACCTAGGAATATGCCAATCGGTGTCAGGCAGCCCTTGCGCCTGCTCGACCAAGCCGTCGCGCACCGCATCGCTCAGGCGCAAGCCTGCATGGGGCATGCTGATCAGCAGTGGCAGGCGGCCTTGGTGGAAACTCAGTACGTTGTCCATGGCACCTCGCTCAAATACAGATTTCGTGACCCTTGCGCACCACGCGCTTGGGCAGATCGCCGCCTAGCCAGTAGGCCAGGTCGGCAGGACGATCGATTTGCCAGGCGACGAAGTCGGCCACCTTGCCAACTTCAAGGGAGCCGTGGCTGCCCTCCAGGCCCAGGGCCGCGGCTGCGTGTAGCGTGACGCCGGCCAGGGCTTGTTCTGGCGTCATCCGGAAACAGGTACAACCCATGTTCAGCATCAGGCGCAGCGACAAACCTGGCGATGTGCCAGGGTTGAGGTCACTGGCCAGGGCCATCTTCACGCCGTGCCGACGCAGCGCGTCCATTGGCGGCAGCTGGGTTTCACGCAGGAAATAGAACGCCCCTGGCAGCAGCACGGCCACGGTGCCTGCGGCGGCCATGGCGATCGCGTCCTGCTCGGTCATGAACTCCAAATGATCGGCCGACAGCGCCTGGTAGCGCGCTGCCAGGCTGGAGCCATGCAACGAAGACAATTGCTCGGCATGCAGTTTCACCGGCAGGCCCAGCTCATGGGCTTTGATGAACACTTTCTCGACCTGCTGCGGGGAAAACGCCAAGTGCTCGCAGAACGCGTCCACCGCATCCACCAGGCCTTCGGCGGCCAATGCCGGCAGCATGTGATCGCAAATATGCGCGATATAGTCGTCCGCCCGGCCGGCGTACTCCGGCGGCAGGGCATGGGCGGCCAGGCAGGTGGCGCGCACCGTGAGCGGCAGCTCGTCAGCCAGGCGCCGAGCGACGCGCAGCATCTTGCGTTCGTTTTCCAAGTCCAGGCCGTAACCGGACTTGATCTCCAGGGTCGTCACACCGTCGCGCATCAATGCCTGAACGCGCTGGCGCGCACTGGCGAACAGTTCATCCTCGCTTGCCGCACGGGTGGCCCGCACGGTGCTGGCGATACCGCCGCCCTGGGCAGCGATTTCGGCGTAACTGACACCCTGCAGGCGCTGTTCGAACTCATCGCTGCGGTTACCGCCGAATACCACGTGGGTGTGGCAATCGATCAGGCCCGGAGTGACCCAGGCGCCGTCCAGATCCACGGTGCGTTCAAGCGCCGATATCTGCAATTGAGCGCGGGGGCCGATCCACTCGATAAGCCCGGCCTGGGTGACGATGGCCGCATCCTCGATGATCGAGTAACGGCCTTCTACCATGGTTGCCGCTTGGCAGTTATGCCAGAGGGTTCTCATGTGCAATCTCCTTGACTAGCGGTGCAGCTCAACTGGGGCGTGCTTGCCTGCACGGGGCTTGCACCACAGCAGGTAGGACGCCACCAGGAACACCACCCAGACTACACCGACCAGCAAGGCCGCCTGAGTGTCCGGGAAGTAACCGAGCACAGCAAAAATGAACACCATGAAGGCAATGGCCATGGCCGGGCCGTAGGGCCAGAACGGGACCGGGAACTTCAACCCCGCAGCCTCTTCACGGCTCATGCTGCGGCGCATGGCGACTTGGGTGACCAGGATCATCAACCACACCCACACGGTGGCAAACGTCGCGATGGAGGCGATCAACAGAAACACGTTTTCCGGGATCAGATAGTTGAGCAACACACCGATCAGCAACGCCGAGCCCATCACCACTACGGTCATCCACGGTACGCCGTGTCTGGACAGCTTGCCGAAGCTACGTGGCGCATGCCCTTGCTGGGCCAGGCCGTACATCATGCGGCCCGCGCCGAAGATGTCGCTATTGATGGCTGAAACAGCA
Proteins encoded in this region:
- the hutG gene encoding N-formylglutamate deformylase, with product MDNVLSFHQGRLPLLISMPHAGLRLSDAVRDGLVEQAQGLPDTDWHIPRLYDFARDMGASVVAAQYSRFVIDLNRPDDDKPLYAGATTGLYPATLFEGEPLFKAGLQPSPEERERYLEQIWRPYHNTLRRELDRLREQFGYALLWDAHSIRSRIPHLFEGKLPDFNLGTFNGASCDPVLAERLRAVCEQAAGYSHVLNGRFKGGHITRHYGDPAKHIHAVQLELAQSTYMDEFAPFAYREDLALPTQQVLKALLQALLAWGQARYAH
- the hutI gene encoding imidazolonepropionase, which codes for MRTLWHNCQAATMVEGRYSIIEDAAIVTQAGLIEWIGPRAQLQISALERTVDLDGAWVTPGLIDCHTHVVFGGNRSDEFEQRLQGVSYAEIAAQGGGIASTVRATRAASEDELFASARQRVQALMRDGVTTLEIKSGYGLDLENERKMLRVARRLADELPLTVRATCLAAHALPPEYAGRADDYIAHICDHMLPALAAEGLVDAVDAFCEHLAFSPQQVEKVFIKAHELGLPVKLHAEQLSSLHGSSLAARYQALSADHLEFMTEQDAIAMAAAGTVAVLLPGAFYFLRETQLPPMDALRRHGVKMALASDLNPGTSPGLSLRLMLNMGCTCFRMTPEQALAGVTLHAAAALGLEGSHGSLEVGKVADFVAWQIDRPADLAYWLGGDLPKRVVRKGHEICI